Proteins found in one Myxococcus virescens genomic segment:
- the polA gene encoding DNA polymerase I codes for MVDTSPSRSAPTLVLIDASGFIFRAYHAIPPLTTSKGVQTNAVLGFTRMVLKALRELKPTHVALAFDKESRTERQKIDPTYKANREGPPEDLVPQFALIRRVVEAINVPVLEVAGWEADDVIGTLAVKAKQEGFCVQVVTGDKDFVQIVDDDVRLYDPMKDVHTLPADVKARLGIEPGQMRDYLALIGDAVDNVPKVPGIGPKTATELIQQFGDVETLLSRLDEVKKPKIRENIASHRESLLRAKVLVTFKTDLSLDVRMADLVRRPVDAQRSRELFTELEFFALLKELPQQDGVAGASEEVKEKPAPLAVTPRLVGTDAELAQLAGAVREAGAVTLIPAYEGSPFGAKLVGLGVALPDGQTAYVPLRHAQLGVTQVRPEAFTAAFREVLEDAAVKKGGHDLKALSLVLANDGITLHGVHDDVELLSYLLNPSRREHALVDLARERLNTELPPLPPAAEGKRGKKDRALADHTVEEVATGFAIRAEAARRLAPELWKELEAAKLAALARDMELPLLPLLAQMERRGVLLDTAELSRTSVKVDAAVEAQVKEVYRHAGREFNIGSNPQLVEVLFTELKLPIIKRGKTGPSADQEVLEKLSEEHPLPGAIIEYRSLSKLKSTYLDTLPTLVAADGRIHTTYHQAATATGRLSSTDPNLQNIPVRTDLGREIRRAFVAAEGHQLVSADYSQVELRLLAHIADDPVLIEAFLHDEDIHTRTAAEVFGVAKEQVDREQRRVAKMVNFGIAYGLSPHGLGARLGIAQDVARDIIERYFTRYAGIRRYLEETVDRARKTGYVETLYGRRRYMADLNSKNRGVAQAAERAAINMPIQGTAADLIKKAMLAVDEALTAQKLRTRMLLQVHDELLFEAPDAEVEQVKALAVKAMSSVADLKVPLKVEVGAGRSWADAH; via the coding sequence ATGGTCGACACCAGCCCTTCGCGCTCAGCGCCCACCCTGGTCCTCATCGACGCGTCCGGCTTCATCTTCCGCGCCTACCACGCCATCCCTCCGCTCACGACGAGCAAGGGGGTGCAGACCAACGCCGTGCTGGGCTTCACGCGCATGGTGCTCAAGGCCCTGCGTGAGCTGAAGCCCACACACGTGGCGCTCGCCTTCGACAAGGAGAGCCGCACCGAGCGCCAGAAGATTGATCCGACGTACAAGGCGAACCGCGAGGGCCCCCCGGAGGACCTGGTTCCCCAGTTCGCCCTCATCCGCCGCGTGGTGGAAGCCATCAACGTGCCTGTGCTGGAGGTGGCCGGCTGGGAAGCCGACGACGTCATCGGCACGCTGGCCGTGAAGGCGAAGCAGGAGGGGTTCTGCGTCCAGGTCGTCACCGGCGACAAGGACTTCGTGCAGATTGTCGACGACGACGTGCGCCTGTACGACCCGATGAAGGACGTGCACACGCTGCCCGCGGACGTGAAGGCGCGGCTGGGCATCGAGCCGGGGCAGATGCGGGACTACCTGGCCCTCATCGGCGACGCGGTGGACAACGTCCCCAAGGTGCCGGGCATCGGTCCGAAGACGGCCACCGAGCTCATCCAGCAGTTTGGTGACGTGGAGACGCTGCTCTCGCGCCTGGATGAGGTGAAGAAGCCGAAGATCCGGGAGAACATCGCCTCGCACCGCGAGAGCCTCCTGCGCGCCAAGGTGCTCGTCACCTTCAAGACGGACCTGTCGCTGGACGTGCGCATGGCGGACCTGGTCCGCCGGCCGGTGGACGCGCAGCGCTCGCGCGAGCTGTTCACCGAGCTGGAGTTCTTCGCCCTCCTCAAGGAGCTGCCCCAGCAGGACGGTGTCGCCGGGGCGTCCGAGGAGGTGAAGGAGAAGCCCGCGCCGCTGGCGGTGACGCCGCGGCTGGTGGGCACGGACGCGGAGCTCGCCCAACTGGCTGGCGCCGTGCGCGAGGCGGGCGCCGTCACCCTGATTCCCGCCTACGAGGGCTCACCTTTCGGCGCGAAGCTGGTGGGCCTGGGCGTGGCGCTGCCGGACGGGCAGACGGCGTATGTGCCGCTGCGGCACGCGCAGCTCGGCGTCACCCAGGTGCGGCCAGAGGCCTTCACCGCGGCCTTCCGCGAGGTGCTGGAGGACGCGGCGGTGAAGAAGGGCGGGCATGACCTCAAGGCGCTCAGCCTGGTGCTGGCCAACGACGGCATCACCCTGCACGGCGTGCACGACGACGTGGAGCTGCTCAGCTACCTGCTCAACCCGTCCCGCCGCGAGCACGCGCTGGTGGACCTGGCGCGCGAGCGGCTGAACACGGAGCTGCCGCCGCTGCCGCCCGCCGCGGAGGGCAAGCGCGGCAAGAAGGACCGCGCGCTGGCGGACCACACGGTGGAGGAGGTGGCCACCGGCTTCGCCATCCGCGCCGAGGCCGCGCGGCGGCTGGCGCCCGAGCTGTGGAAGGAGCTGGAGGCGGCGAAGCTGGCGGCGCTTGCTCGCGACATGGAGCTGCCGCTGTTGCCGCTGCTGGCGCAGATGGAGCGCAGGGGCGTGCTGCTGGACACCGCCGAGCTGTCGCGCACCTCCGTGAAGGTGGACGCCGCCGTCGAGGCGCAGGTGAAGGAGGTCTACCGGCACGCGGGCCGCGAGTTCAACATCGGCTCCAATCCTCAGCTGGTGGAGGTGCTCTTCACGGAGCTGAAGCTGCCCATCATCAAGCGGGGCAAGACGGGCCCGTCCGCGGACCAGGAGGTGCTGGAGAAGCTGTCCGAGGAGCACCCGCTGCCGGGCGCCATCATCGAGTATCGCAGCCTGTCCAAGCTGAAGAGCACCTACCTGGACACGCTGCCCACGCTGGTGGCCGCCGACGGGCGCATTCACACCACCTACCACCAGGCGGCCACCGCCACCGGGCGCCTGTCCTCCACCGACCCGAACCTCCAGAACATCCCCGTCCGCACCGACCTGGGGCGGGAGATTCGCCGCGCCTTCGTGGCCGCGGAAGGGCACCAGCTGGTGAGCGCGGACTACAGCCAGGTGGAGCTGCGGCTGCTGGCGCACATCGCGGACGACCCCGTGCTCATCGAGGCCTTCCTCCACGACGAGGACATCCACACCCGCACCGCGGCCGAGGTGTTCGGCGTGGCCAAGGAGCAGGTGGACCGCGAGCAGCGCCGCGTCGCGAAGATGGTGAACTTCGGCATCGCCTACGGCCTGTCACCGCACGGCCTGGGGGCGCGGCTGGGCATTGCCCAGGACGTGGCCCGAGACATCATCGAGCGGTACTTCACGCGCTACGCCGGCATCCGGCGTTACCTGGAGGAGACGGTCGATAGGGCGCGCAAGACGGGCTACGTGGAGACGCTCTACGGCCGCCGCCGCTACATGGCGGACCTGAACTCCAAGAACCGCGGCGTGGCCCAGGCCGCCGAGCGCGCCGCCATCAACATGCCCATCCAGGGCACCGCCGCGGACCTCATCAAGAAGGCCATGCTGGCGGTGGACGAGGCGTTGACGGCCCAGAAGCTGCGCACGCGGATGCTGCTGCAGGTCCACGACGAACTCCTCTTCGAAGCACCCGATGCGGAAGTGGAGCAGGTGAAGGCGCTGGCGGTGAAGGCCATGTCCTCGGTGGCCGACCTGAAGGTGCCGCTCAAGGTCGAGGTGGGCGCGGGGCGCAGCTGGGCGGACGCGCACTGA
- a CDS encoding FHA domain-containing protein translates to MATLVVRHPDGTENEFAITGELKIGRQQGSDILITEGGVSRTHARVFDEGGTVFIEDVGSANGTFVDGQRIMEPTALTPQSEVLLGDYVLRLKAAAVRGSGARRAAARPAAGGDEPMPVGDEGGGVRATRAMPSIKKGSGAAKSEPGAALAKRPARPARPAPGGGARPAPAGGPVLRGMVGPWAGQTYPLKGKVIVGRQPPAGIMLDDDSVSRRHAELEATSSGVTVRDLGSANGTLLNGEPLDQTPVPLEPGDQLQFGVVEMTFEPEPSAVPVRRGAAGAARGGSDEDPAAKRKKLIMVAAGLVGVLLMVGMVSSILNPKPVDVQGPGGAAQMDPAQKIQELLSECRSYASSELGAPNWEKAHEVCTQALDLDPIHPEANTLIRRIKLEKESFEYYSQGERLLQRLKPEEALESFRKIQKESEYFRRARAKAREAAEAVTKRAQEDCKLYLRDSQWSAAVSRCEVYMAVWCQSKSREDLQPPLGFTLKLEGRLRRDEWRPKDPMFVKFLIARQKMDANAAPWECPVAEVLAGDERVVDPRTFVMEAAKKRFPNKLMQAALLDYWGGRGSEALATMQKLRANYEAAQYHAEADELMKIMSTVDQLFKVGQSYLAAEDPEKAAEPFREALATDKAVMLELAESKPSFYRRNILQDIAEKSYQRGKHWADREDRRRACRVWKLGFSFYAGNPNLNKAAAFCSSRALEAFRAASGCGDMAVALDYAVKGDGVEEMVVAKQAELGCK, encoded by the coding sequence ATGGCCACCCTGGTCGTCCGTCACCCTGACGGCACTGAGAACGAATTCGCCATCACGGGCGAGCTGAAGATTGGCCGCCAGCAGGGCAGTGACATCCTCATCACCGAAGGGGGCGTGTCGCGGACGCACGCGCGCGTCTTCGACGAAGGCGGCACCGTCTTCATCGAGGACGTGGGCAGCGCCAACGGCACGTTCGTCGACGGCCAGCGCATCATGGAGCCCACGGCCCTGACGCCGCAGTCGGAGGTCCTCCTCGGGGACTACGTGCTGCGTCTCAAGGCGGCCGCGGTGCGGGGGTCTGGGGCCCGGCGCGCGGCGGCCAGGCCCGCGGCGGGGGGCGATGAGCCCATGCCGGTGGGCGACGAGGGCGGCGGTGTACGCGCCACCCGGGCCATGCCCAGCATCAAGAAGGGCTCCGGCGCGGCGAAGAGCGAGCCCGGCGCGGCGCTGGCGAAGCGGCCCGCGCGTCCGGCACGTCCCGCCCCGGGTGGCGGCGCACGTCCGGCGCCGGCGGGTGGCCCGGTGCTTCGCGGCATGGTCGGTCCCTGGGCCGGCCAGACGTATCCGCTCAAGGGCAAGGTGATCGTGGGGCGGCAGCCGCCCGCCGGCATCATGCTGGATGACGACTCCGTGAGCCGCCGCCACGCGGAGCTGGAAGCGACCAGCTCGGGCGTGACGGTGCGGGACCTGGGCAGCGCCAACGGGACGCTGCTCAACGGCGAGCCGTTGGACCAGACGCCGGTTCCGCTCGAGCCGGGGGATCAGCTCCAGTTCGGCGTGGTGGAGATGACCTTCGAGCCCGAACCTTCCGCGGTGCCCGTGCGCCGGGGCGCGGCGGGCGCGGCGCGTGGGGGCTCGGACGAGGATCCCGCCGCCAAGCGCAAGAAGCTCATCATGGTGGCGGCCGGACTGGTGGGCGTGCTGCTGATGGTGGGCATGGTGTCCTCCATCCTGAACCCCAAGCCGGTGGACGTTCAGGGGCCGGGCGGGGCCGCGCAGATGGATCCGGCGCAGAAGATCCAGGAGCTGCTGAGCGAGTGCCGCTCCTACGCCTCCAGCGAGCTGGGCGCCCCCAACTGGGAGAAGGCCCACGAGGTCTGCACCCAGGCGTTGGACCTGGACCCCATCCACCCGGAGGCGAACACGCTCATCCGGCGCATCAAGCTGGAGAAGGAGTCCTTCGAGTACTACTCGCAGGGCGAGCGGCTCCTGCAGCGCCTCAAGCCGGAAGAGGCCCTGGAGTCGTTCCGGAAGATCCAGAAGGAGAGCGAGTACTTCCGCCGCGCCCGCGCCAAGGCGCGCGAGGCCGCCGAGGCGGTGACGAAACGCGCACAGGAGGACTGCAAGCTGTACCTGCGTGACTCGCAGTGGAGCGCCGCCGTGTCTCGCTGCGAGGTGTACATGGCGGTGTGGTGCCAGTCGAAGTCGCGCGAGGACCTGCAGCCGCCCCTGGGCTTCACGCTGAAGCTGGAGGGTCGCCTGCGCCGCGACGAGTGGCGGCCGAAGGATCCGATGTTCGTGAAGTTCCTCATCGCGCGGCAGAAGATGGACGCCAACGCGGCGCCGTGGGAGTGCCCGGTGGCGGAGGTGCTGGCCGGTGACGAGCGGGTCGTGGACCCGCGCACCTTCGTCATGGAGGCGGCGAAGAAGCGCTTCCCCAACAAGCTGATGCAGGCCGCGCTCCTGGACTACTGGGGTGGCCGTGGCAGCGAGGCGCTGGCCACCATGCAGAAGCTGCGCGCCAACTACGAGGCCGCGCAGTACCACGCCGAGGCGGACGAGCTGATGAAGATCATGTCCACCGTGGATCAGCTCTTCAAGGTGGGCCAGAGCTACCTGGCCGCCGAGGATCCGGAGAAGGCCGCGGAGCCCTTCCGCGAGGCGCTGGCCACGGACAAGGCGGTGATGCTGGAGCTGGCGGAGTCCAAGCCGTCCTTCTACCGGCGCAACATCCTCCAGGACATCGCGGAGAAGTCGTACCAGCGCGGCAAGCATTGGGCCGACCGCGAGGACCGCCGCCGGGCCTGCCGCGTGTGGAAGCTGGGGTTCAGCTTCTACGCGGGCAATCCGAACCTGAACAAGGCGGCGGCCTTCTGCTCCTCGAGGGCCCTGGAGGCCTTCCGCGCGGCGTCTGGCTGCGGCGACATGGCGGTGGCGCTGGACTACGCCGTCAAGGGCGACGGTGTGGAGGAGATGGTCGTCGCGAAGCAGGCCGAGCTGGGCTGCAAGTAG
- a CDS encoding ATPase, T2SS/T4P/T4SS family translates to MFLITLAEKGGGTEQREYHKNEVTIGRLPGNDIILAKGNVSKYHSRIVAKDGKFIIVDMKSTNGTFVNGKKIAAPQVLKPTDQVYIGDYILNVEALEDEGPVMTRAGQAEEEYYDEQGEEPYEDEEGAYEDEEPYEEEEEEAPPPAPAPKGMPASLASALAKNKRKVDPRQERYTRLQKEIHDRLIEYLDLRRMDMDRLGDDELWRRTEKAIRDIIDQMEADGELPEDVDREELLTDVINEALGLGPLEAFLASDDISEIMVNHANQIYIERKGKLTLSEKTFSSNQAVLGVIERIVAPIGRRIDESSPLVDARLKDGSRVNAIIPPLALKGPCITIRKFKKDSLKIADLIKYKTVTAQMAEFLEMCVKARRNIVISGGTGSGKTTTLNIISSFIPEGERIITVEDAAELQLPQDHWVQLESRPPNLEGKGAITIRELVKNCLRMRPDRIVVGECRSGETLDMLQAMNTGHDGSLTTLHANTPRDAIARLETMVLMSGMDLPVKAIREQIASAVHMIVQQTRFSDGTRKICYITEVSGMEVDIVTLQDIFYFKQDGFTEDHKVRGRYVASGFVPKFYDELQRKGIPVNMSIFRED, encoded by the coding sequence ATGTTTCTCATCACCCTCGCGGAAAAGGGCGGCGGGACCGAGCAGCGCGAGTATCACAAGAATGAAGTCACCATCGGCCGTCTGCCGGGCAATGACATCATCCTCGCGAAGGGCAACGTCTCCAAGTACCACTCGCGAATCGTTGCCAAGGACGGGAAGTTCATCATCGTGGACATGAAGTCCACGAATGGCACGTTCGTGAACGGCAAGAAGATTGCCGCGCCCCAGGTTCTCAAGCCGACCGACCAGGTCTACATCGGCGACTACATCCTCAACGTGGAGGCGCTCGAGGACGAGGGCCCGGTGATGACCCGCGCGGGTCAGGCCGAAGAGGAGTACTACGACGAGCAGGGCGAGGAGCCCTACGAGGACGAGGAAGGGGCTTACGAAGACGAGGAGCCCTACGAGGAGGAGGAAGAAGAAGCGCCGCCTCCCGCGCCCGCTCCCAAAGGCATGCCGGCGTCGCTGGCGTCCGCCCTGGCGAAGAACAAGCGCAAGGTGGATCCGCGTCAGGAGCGCTACACCCGGCTCCAGAAGGAAATCCATGACCGGCTCATCGAGTACCTCGATCTGCGCCGCATGGACATGGACCGGCTCGGCGACGACGAGCTGTGGCGCCGCACCGAGAAGGCCATCCGCGACATCATCGACCAGATGGAAGCGGACGGAGAGCTTCCGGAGGACGTGGACCGCGAGGAGCTGCTCACTGACGTCATCAACGAGGCGCTGGGGCTCGGGCCCCTCGAGGCGTTCCTCGCGTCGGATGACATCAGCGAGATCATGGTGAACCACGCCAACCAGATCTACATCGAGCGCAAGGGCAAGCTGACCCTGTCGGAGAAGACGTTCTCCTCCAACCAGGCGGTGCTCGGCGTCATCGAACGCATCGTGGCGCCCATTGGCCGCCGCATCGACGAGTCCAGCCCGCTGGTGGACGCGCGCCTCAAGGACGGCAGCCGCGTCAACGCCATCATCCCTCCGCTGGCGCTGAAGGGGCCCTGCATCACCATCCGCAAGTTCAAGAAGGACTCGCTGAAGATCGCGGACCTCATCAAGTACAAGACCGTCACGGCGCAGATGGCCGAGTTCCTGGAGATGTGCGTCAAGGCCCGGCGCAACATCGTCATCTCCGGCGGCACCGGTTCCGGGAAGACGACGACGCTGAACATCATCAGCTCCTTCATCCCGGAGGGTGAGCGCATCATCACCGTGGAGGACGCCGCCGAGCTGCAGCTGCCGCAGGACCACTGGGTGCAACTGGAGAGCCGGCCGCCCAACCTGGAAGGCAAGGGCGCCATCACCATCCGCGAGCTGGTGAAGAACTGCCTGCGCATGCGGCCCGACCGCATCGTCGTGGGTGAGTGCCGCTCCGGTGAGACGCTGGACATGCTCCAGGCCATGAACACCGGCCACGACGGTTCGCTCACCACGCTCCATGCGAATACACCGCGTGACGCCATCGCCCGCTTGGAGACGATGGTGCTCATGTCCGGCATGGACCTGCCGGTGAAGGCCATCCGTGAGCAGATCGCCAGCGCGGTGCACATGATCGTGCAGCAGACGCGCTTCTCCGACGGCACGCGGAAGATCTGCTACATCACCGAGGTGTCCGGCATGGAGGTCGACATCGTGACCCTCCAGGACATCTTCTATTTCAAGCAGGATGGCTTCACGGAGGACCACAAGGTCCGTGGCCGCTACGTCGCCTCCGGCTTCGTGCCGAAGTTCTACGACGAGCTGCAGCGTAAGGGCATCCCCGTCAACATGAGCATCTTCCGCGAGGACTGA
- a CDS encoding type II and III secretion system protein family protein, which yields MFTRITHAAALGALIALVAGGSALAQDGTTVSLGVGSQKVITIPGLSRVALGDPSVAEVKTLGSGQLLITGQAEGKTTLLVWKSSGQRVSYLVAVRKQDPNEVISEIKRLLGEIEGVSVRMVGDRIYLDGQAYTTQDADRIEQVVGLYPNVKSFVKIAPNAKKLVAQNLNAAFQKAGLKNVQANVVGATIFLEGSVESQQDLQKAELITKAIGEKVENLLVVGIKRMILSEVQFVEIRRNSRDRYGIRYPTDITGTATAIASISQELFPGTFGSGVSTLTLNANSDFSFGFQGNDGYGRLLAQPKLVCASGEKAEFLAGGEVPIPLITNNQFTVEFKKYGVILNLRPTADRNGNIQTEIEAEASEIDTSVAVSFGGSSSIPGFRTRKVKTNVTVRHGETIVLSGVFSHDEQKSVSKLPGLGHIPIIGELFKSRGFDSTKRELVIFVTPRIVNPDSDKVRTIIEDVKSRYKQARSEVNFNIFD from the coding sequence ATGTTCACACGCATCACGCATGCCGCGGCGCTAGGCGCCCTCATCGCACTGGTGGCGGGCGGCAGCGCCCTGGCGCAGGATGGCACCACCGTCAGCCTCGGCGTGGGTTCCCAGAAGGTGATCACCATCCCTGGTCTCAGCCGCGTGGCGCTCGGTGATCCGAGCGTCGCCGAGGTGAAGACGCTCGGCTCCGGCCAGCTGCTCATCACCGGTCAGGCTGAAGGCAAGACGACGCTGCTCGTCTGGAAGTCCTCGGGCCAGCGCGTCAGCTACCTGGTGGCGGTTCGCAAGCAGGACCCCAACGAGGTCATCTCCGAAATCAAGCGCCTGCTGGGTGAGATTGAAGGCGTCTCCGTCCGCATGGTGGGTGATCGCATCTACCTGGACGGTCAGGCCTACACCACGCAGGACGCCGACCGCATCGAGCAGGTGGTGGGCCTCTACCCGAACGTGAAGTCGTTCGTGAAGATTGCCCCCAACGCCAAGAAGCTGGTGGCCCAGAACCTCAACGCGGCCTTCCAGAAGGCGGGCCTGAAGAACGTCCAGGCCAACGTGGTGGGCGCCACCATCTTCCTGGAGGGCTCCGTGGAGAGCCAGCAGGACCTCCAGAAGGCGGAGCTCATCACCAAGGCCATCGGTGAGAAGGTGGAGAACCTCCTCGTCGTCGGCATCAAGCGGATGATCCTCTCCGAGGTCCAGTTCGTCGAAATCCGCCGCAACAGCCGCGACCGCTACGGCATCCGCTACCCGACGGACATCACGGGTACGGCGACGGCCATCGCCAGCATCTCCCAGGAGCTCTTCCCGGGCACCTTTGGCTCGGGCGTGTCCACGCTCACGCTCAACGCGAACTCGGACTTCTCCTTCGGCTTCCAGGGCAACGACGGTTACGGCCGTCTGCTCGCGCAGCCCAAGCTGGTGTGCGCCAGCGGTGAGAAGGCGGAGTTCCTCGCCGGTGGCGAGGTTCCCATCCCGCTCATCACGAACAACCAGTTCACGGTGGAGTTCAAGAAGTACGGCGTCATCCTGAACCTGCGCCCCACTGCGGACCGCAACGGCAACATCCAGACGGAGATCGAGGCGGAGGCCTCTGAAATCGACACCTCCGTGGCGGTGTCCTTCGGTGGTTCGTCCTCCATCCCCGGCTTCCGGACCCGCAAGGTGAAGACGAACGTCACCGTGCGCCATGGTGAGACCATCGTCCTGTCCGGCGTGTTCAGCCACGACGAGCAGAAGTCCGTGTCGAAGCTCCCCGGCCTGGGTCACATCCCGATTATCGGTGAGCTCTTCAAGAGCCGTGGTTTCGACTCCACCAAGCGCGAGCTGGTCATCTTCGTCACCCCGCGCATCGTCAACCCGGACTCCGACAAGGTCCGCACCATCATCGAGGACGTGAAGAGCCGCTACAAGCAGGCCCGGTCCGAGGTGAACTTCAACATCTTCGACTGA
- a CDS encoding A24 family peptidase, with protein sequence MMTPVQIALWTVLGVALVISVVTDVLRREILDAVTYPLMAVGLGVRLATEGVGDLEHGLISGVVSGVGLALMLLPAALRGRMGWGDVKLMGGVGAVLGFPAVLAAAAFISLVGALQAVVTLLWQGAVWDTLAAVVRRWAVWVRLASADAQPAPQRHIPYGVAIALGTVWALWWQHGTLG encoded by the coding sequence ATGATGACGCCTGTTCAAATCGCGTTGTGGACGGTTCTTGGAGTGGCCCTCGTGATCTCCGTGGTGACGGATGTGCTTCGCCGCGAGATCCTCGACGCGGTCACCTACCCGCTGATGGCGGTGGGCCTGGGCGTGCGCCTGGCCACCGAAGGGGTGGGGGACCTGGAGCATGGGCTCATCAGTGGTGTGGTATCGGGGGTAGGGCTCGCGTTGATGCTGCTGCCAGCGGCGCTTCGCGGGCGGATGGGGTGGGGCGACGTGAAGTTGATGGGCGGGGTCGGAGCCGTGCTGGGCTTCCCGGCGGTGCTCGCGGCCGCGGCCTTCATCTCACTGGTGGGCGCGCTTCAAGCAGTGGTGACACTGCTCTGGCAAGGCGCGGTTTGGGACACGCTGGCGGCAGTGGTGCGCCGGTGGGCGGTGTGGGTGCGTTTGGCCAGCGCGGACGCGCAGCCGGCGCCCCAGCGCCACATTCCCTATGGAGTGGCCATCGCGCTCGGCACCGTCTGGGCGCTGTGGTGGCAGCACGGAACGTTGGGTTAG
- a CDS encoding FHA domain-containing protein has protein sequence MIDQNSRPARKVGIADHLWEAFEDMAQQMGSDRDALINQALFMFARLNGFLEVKSRSEAAVAPVAAAPVKPVQAAAAAPPRPSAPPVLAPAPRPETTPAPARPPVRATPEERASANGLDNDPVRREVAERVLETAAELERLIKGKNSEPPPPADDMVEDDEEPLPEAEDPGLMDEEPPPDEAEEEPADDLAEEEEVGALYLVTESGDQEQIVKDRFVIGRGKHCDFVINSGKVSREHAVIVHEGDDWIIEDLGSSNGTWFNKQRIKRRKVEDGDEYFICSEKIRLLVR, from the coding sequence ATGATCGATCAGAACTCCCGTCCTGCCCGCAAGGTAGGCATCGCCGACCACCTGTGGGAGGCGTTCGAAGACATGGCCCAGCAGATGGGCTCGGATCGTGATGCCCTGATCAACCAGGCGCTCTTCATGTTCGCGCGCCTGAACGGCTTCCTCGAGGTGAAGTCCCGCTCCGAGGCCGCCGTGGCACCCGTGGCCGCCGCGCCGGTGAAGCCCGTGCAGGCCGCTGCCGCCGCGCCGCCGCGTCCGTCCGCGCCGCCGGTGCTGGCGCCCGCGCCCCGGCCAGAGACCACGCCCGCGCCCGCCCGTCCTCCCGTGCGCGCCACGCCGGAAGAGCGGGCCTCCGCCAATGGCCTGGACAATGACCCGGTGCGCCGCGAGGTGGCCGAGCGCGTCCTGGAGACCGCCGCGGAGCTGGAGCGCCTCATCAAGGGCAAGAACAGCGAGCCGCCCCCTCCCGCCGACGACATGGTGGAGGATGACGAGGAGCCGCTGCCCGAGGCCGAGGATCCGGGCCTCATGGACGAGGAGCCGCCCCCCGATGAGGCCGAGGAAGAGCCCGCCGACGACCTCGCCGAGGAGGAGGAGGTCGGCGCGCTGTACCTGGTGACCGAGTCCGGTGATCAGGAGCAGATCGTCAAGGACCGCTTCGTCATCGGCCGCGGCAAGCACTGCGACTTCGTCATCAACTCCGGCAAGGTCTCCCGTGAGCACGCGGTCATCGTCCACGAGGGCGACGACTGGATCATCGAAGACCTGGGCTCGTCCAACGGCACCTGGTTCAACAAGCAGCGCATCAAGCGCCGCAAGGTCGAGGACGGGGACGAGTATTTCATCTGCAGCGAGAAAATCCGTCTCCTGGTCCGATAA